In Mongoliitalea daihaiensis, one DNA window encodes the following:
- a CDS encoding baseplate J/gp47 family protein → MRIHKRNGSTQKGRYHKNLDPSQLQLMELGVEDWVLFACKLAKEINFFNASNQQDGDWSIFFQQVLDTPMDIDQANAFELESMKSTIQKALMSAQIQGDLTPHLTLFIAFLKLLEFSRSHLNTLTKKHLDFYYREVLKFDKQAPTSDSVYVVLELAKNAANLRLESGTTFLAGKNQAGENLLYKNSGEMVINTIQVEGIRTLFHDKPGEILTQAIIKDPLMGEHVALQKQESWATFGNHLVQEEEALHQPLLGFVIASQTLLLREGTRHIKLIFNFQNQLTISEEDFLNTVQVFFSTADEWILYEMNDQEIVINNPQQLILSFELDNTFPSLVPLETKDPVWHQLSGLPAMKFEFLVANETSYKVFNDFSTIPLDAIEVNVDVQDVRNIHLENDQSILNPTKPFYPFSTRPFAGSSFSFGYPEAFSKKCTKVNLSFAWKNTPADFREHYSAYVEEAKKNISSMFFVTSLHTMYLQEQKKYKSIPFTGEKSLLIDRLEKTGLKGVENIPYEKPATKENQNSIVGSNQHFNYTLQVLQHGQTLTAGGQGDTHALFLKPTLESGFEFNLNYNEAIENRPSATIRVNLQQSFLHELYPKILAMILTSEVANKILPNEPYTPLAADLKLSYKANTQITKQTATNKLFYIHPFGLGEKNGQTLISSAYQQGGNLYLGLSEAKPNDTLSLLFQLDEGTENPLSVNGVPVQWSILGSSDWESLSPEAILMDETNNLLSSGIVRLQLPRVLHQSNTAFPLGLTWLRLHIQAASDSVCRSFNIHAQAVKLHANDPWKATHLPAQLPSQTISKLEKRTAPIKSITQPYASLGGKPLESDLNLYRRISERLRHKNRAITLWDYEHLVLEEFPEILLSKCLNHTFGDCFHAPGHVTLVVVPKHRPLDFSFLNYPKVSEGKLLEIKQFIEQFISPSIEVHVKNPHYEQVDIELSVRLKSGFDWNFYEGQLKKDLINFLSPWAFDLNASVNFNREIHRSQLVYFVENLEYIDFIGDLSWRIGIHKQGKRILPSSPLTVIVSGSEHRVTELDKICAK, encoded by the coding sequence ATGAGGATTCATAAAAGGAACGGTTCTACTCAGAAAGGCCGTTATCACAAGAATCTCGATCCTTCCCAACTTCAGCTGATGGAGCTAGGTGTAGAGGACTGGGTTCTGTTTGCCTGTAAGCTAGCCAAGGAGATTAATTTTTTCAATGCATCCAATCAGCAGGATGGTGATTGGTCTATTTTTTTTCAACAAGTATTGGATACACCCATGGATATAGATCAAGCAAATGCTTTTGAACTAGAATCCATGAAAAGCACTATCCAAAAAGCGCTTATGAGCGCTCAAATTCAGGGAGATCTTACGCCTCACTTAACACTGTTTATTGCATTTCTGAAGCTTTTGGAATTCAGTCGTTCTCACCTCAATACGTTAACCAAAAAACACTTGGATTTCTATTATCGGGAAGTTTTGAAATTTGATAAGCAAGCCCCAACTTCAGATTCTGTTTATGTGGTATTGGAGCTGGCTAAAAATGCTGCCAATCTCCGATTGGAGTCAGGAACCACCTTTTTAGCTGGTAAAAATCAAGCAGGTGAAAACCTTTTGTATAAAAACAGTGGTGAAATGGTCATCAATACCATTCAAGTAGAAGGAATTCGTACACTTTTTCATGACAAACCAGGGGAGATACTTACACAAGCTATCATAAAAGACCCCTTGATGGGCGAGCATGTAGCGTTACAAAAGCAGGAGAGTTGGGCTACTTTTGGGAACCATTTAGTACAAGAGGAGGAAGCTTTGCATCAGCCTTTATTGGGCTTCGTCATTGCATCGCAGACATTGTTGCTTAGAGAAGGCACCCGCCATATTAAACTCATATTTAATTTTCAAAACCAGCTTACAATCTCTGAGGAAGATTTTCTGAATACAGTTCAAGTTTTCTTTTCTACTGCCGATGAATGGATACTGTATGAGATGAATGATCAGGAAATTGTTATCAACAATCCCCAGCAATTAATCCTTTCTTTTGAATTGGATAACACGTTTCCTTCTTTAGTTCCATTAGAAACCAAAGATCCAGTTTGGCATCAACTGAGTGGGCTGCCTGCTATGAAATTTGAATTTTTAGTAGCGAATGAAACATCCTACAAGGTATTCAATGATTTCTCAACCATTCCATTGGATGCTATAGAAGTAAATGTGGATGTTCAAGACGTTCGGAATATTCATTTGGAAAATGATCAGTCTATTCTCAATCCTACCAAACCATTTTACCCGTTTTCTACCAGACCCTTTGCAGGTTCAAGTTTTAGTTTTGGTTATCCCGAAGCATTTAGCAAAAAGTGCACAAAAGTCAATCTTTCGTTCGCTTGGAAAAATACCCCTGCCGATTTTAGGGAACATTACAGCGCTTATGTTGAGGAAGCAAAGAAGAATATATCCTCTATGTTTTTTGTGACTTCCTTGCATACCATGTACTTACAAGAACAAAAGAAGTACAAATCCATTCCTTTTACTGGAGAAAAATCGTTGCTCATCGATAGGCTCGAAAAAACAGGACTCAAAGGTGTGGAAAATATACCGTATGAAAAACCGGCAACAAAGGAAAACCAAAATTCGATTGTTGGTTCCAATCAACATTTCAATTATACCCTACAAGTTCTGCAACATGGTCAAACGCTGACTGCAGGAGGGCAGGGCGATACTCATGCACTTTTTCTCAAACCAACTCTTGAATCAGGATTTGAATTTAATTTAAATTATAATGAAGCTATTGAAAATAGACCTTCTGCGACCATTCGGGTGAATCTCCAACAGTCTTTTTTGCATGAACTATATCCCAAAATATTGGCGATGATTTTGACTTCGGAAGTGGCAAATAAGATATTACCAAATGAACCCTATACACCTTTAGCTGCAGATTTAAAACTTTCTTACAAAGCAAATACGCAGATTACAAAGCAAACTGCTACCAATAAGCTTTTTTACATTCATCCGTTTGGTTTGGGAGAAAAGAATGGTCAAACGCTGATTAGCTCTGCTTATCAGCAAGGAGGAAACCTCTACCTCGGATTGTCAGAAGCAAAACCAAATGATACGCTTTCCCTACTTTTTCAACTGGATGAAGGAACAGAAAACCCTTTGTCTGTCAATGGAGTACCTGTTCAGTGGTCTATTTTGGGATCATCTGATTGGGAGTCCTTGTCACCTGAGGCCATCTTAATGGACGAGACCAATAACCTGCTTTCTTCTGGAATAGTCAGATTGCAGTTGCCAAGAGTCTTACATCAATCCAACACTGCCTTTCCATTGGGCTTGACTTGGCTCAGGCTTCACATACAAGCAGCAAGTGATTCAGTTTGCCGTAGCTTCAATATCCATGCGCAGGCAGTTAAATTGCATGCAAATGACCCTTGGAAAGCAACTCATTTACCCGCTCAATTGCCTTCTCAGACTATATCAAAGCTTGAAAAAAGAACGGCTCCCATTAAATCCATTACTCAACCTTACGCAAGCCTTGGGGGAAAGCCTCTAGAATCAGACTTAAATTTATACAGAAGAATATCTGAGCGACTTCGTCATAAAAATAGAGCGATCACTTTATGGGATTATGAACATTTGGTTTTGGAGGAGTTTCCAGAAATCCTCTTATCAAAATGTCTTAATCACACCTTTGGAGATTGTTTTCATGCACCCGGTCACGTGACGCTTGTGGTAGTACCCAAGCATAGACCTTTAGATTTTTCATTTCTTAACTACCCAAAAGTATCTGAGGGAAAGCTTTTGGAAATCAAGCAGTTTATAGAGCAATTTATAAGTCCGTCCATTGAAGTGCACGTCAAAAACCCACACTATGAGCAAGTGGATATTGAGTTGTCCGTGCGATTAAAGTCGGGCTTTGATTGGAATTTCTATGAGGGGCAGCTTAAAAAGGATTTGATTAATTTTCTTTCCCCTTGGGCTTTTGACTTGAATGCTTCCGTTAATTTTAATAGGGAAATTCATCGAAGTCAGTTGGTTTATTTTGTTGAAAATCTGGAGTATATAGATTTTATTGGTGACCTATCTTGGAGGATAGGTATACACAAGCAAGGTAAAAGGATTCTTCCAAGCTCACCTTTGACCGTCATAGTCAGTGGGTCGGAACATAGGGTAACTGAGCTTGATAAAATATGTGCTAAATAA
- a CDS encoding phage tail sheath family protein, whose protein sequence is MASTYKTPGVYVREVSKFPPSVAQVETAIPAFIGYTQKAKEINNDDLLNKPTRITSVLDFVTLFGGAPDVTITSINLGPNNEVLGVDVSERYYLYEAIRMFYANGGGPCYIVSVGKYGDTVQNGDGIGPGLLKGLDAIRKQDEPTILLSPDASIMSQADMNTLHTAMLRQCNDLQDRFCVFDLKENSDKDYAEIVDDFRDGIGMSFLKYGAAYTPWLKANLPRDISYKNLKGRISSGGSTITLADLVDDARVKSLADSLDNLVDDFQEIQSAFNSIKTLSFTSIEARVERLIANLRLNRNRDSLIQLLTFYVQVIDTVRDVIDVGSLTNITIRHRDDAGFLFETLQGKLAGSESSGAIFEVVEEIRKMMADSSSLSSAFAIVSASGLDLTTGSSSSTVYFGEGTNNSERISPHIRAVAGFWPVLRSSLDFILESTEDLIKSTQEVAKDVIPALKNIFQAIRKEYLTLPPSSSIAGVYALVDNSRGVWKAPANISLNQVVDVTTLIDRQIQDNLNIHPDTGKSINALRPFAGKGIMVWGARTLAGNDNEWRYISVRRFFNMAEESIKKATEQFVFEPNDANTWVKVRAMIENFLVLQWRAGALAGAKPDDAFYVRIGLGQTMTAQDILNGYMIVEIGMAVVRPAEFIILNFSHKMQES, encoded by the coding sequence ATGGCAAGTACATACAAAACCCCGGGTGTCTATGTGCGGGAGGTCTCCAAATTCCCTCCCTCAGTTGCACAGGTAGAAACCGCCATCCCGGCTTTTATCGGCTACACCCAAAAAGCCAAAGAGATCAATAACGATGATTTGTTGAATAAGCCTACCCGGATTACATCGGTTTTGGACTTTGTAACCCTGTTTGGCGGTGCTCCCGATGTGACTATCACTTCTATCAATCTAGGCCCAAACAATGAGGTCTTGGGAGTAGACGTGTCCGAGCGCTATTACCTCTATGAAGCCATAAGAATGTTTTATGCCAATGGTGGTGGACCTTGCTACATTGTATCGGTAGGGAAATATGGAGATACTGTACAAAATGGAGATGGAATTGGTCCAGGATTGCTGAAAGGTTTGGATGCTATCCGCAAGCAGGATGAACCCACCATTCTCCTGTCTCCTGACGCTTCTATTATGTCCCAAGCGGATATGAATACCCTTCATACAGCCATGTTGAGACAATGCAATGACTTGCAAGATCGTTTTTGTGTATTTGATTTGAAGGAAAATTCAGACAAGGATTACGCTGAAATCGTGGATGACTTTCGGGATGGAATTGGGATGAGTTTCCTCAAATACGGTGCTGCATATACTCCTTGGTTAAAAGCTAATCTTCCACGGGATATTTCATATAAAAACCTCAAAGGACGTATTTCTTCCGGTGGGTCAACCATAACACTGGCAGACTTGGTTGATGATGCGAGAGTCAAAAGCCTAGCAGATAGTTTGGATAATTTGGTGGATGACTTTCAAGAAATACAATCGGCTTTCAACAGCATCAAAACCCTTTCATTTACTTCCATTGAGGCACGAGTAGAACGCTTGATTGCTAATCTGCGCTTAAACAGAAACAGAGACTCCCTCATTCAGCTGCTGACATTTTATGTGCAGGTCATTGATACTGTAAGGGATGTCATCGATGTGGGTTCATTGACCAATATCACTATTCGTCATCGAGATGATGCAGGTTTTCTTTTTGAGACTCTTCAGGGTAAGTTGGCAGGATCGGAATCCTCTGGAGCTATTTTTGAGGTTGTAGAAGAAATCAGAAAAATGATGGCGGATTCCAGCTCCCTTTCTTCCGCCTTTGCCATTGTATCTGCATCAGGTTTGGATTTGACGACAGGAAGCTCATCCTCGACCGTTTATTTTGGTGAAGGTACCAATAATTCAGAACGCATTTCTCCGCATATACGGGCTGTGGCTGGGTTTTGGCCAGTGCTGCGATCTTCTCTAGATTTTATTTTAGAGAGCACGGAAGATTTGATCAAAAGCACTCAAGAAGTGGCCAAAGATGTCATTCCAGCCCTCAAAAATATTTTTCAAGCGATCAGAAAAGAATACCTGACCCTTCCTCCAAGTTCGAGCATTGCAGGAGTGTATGCATTGGTGGATAATTCACGAGGTGTGTGGAAAGCTCCTGCCAATATCTCCTTAAATCAAGTAGTCGATGTCACTACCCTGATTGACCGACAGATACAGGATAACTTGAATATCCATCCTGACACTGGCAAATCCATCAATGCTTTACGACCATTTGCAGGTAAAGGTATTATGGTATGGGGTGCGCGAACTCTGGCTGGAAACGATAACGAATGGCGATACATATCTGTTAGGAGATTCTTTAACATGGCAGAAGAGTCAATTAAGAAAGCAACTGAACAATTTGTCTTCGAGCCTAACGATGCCAATACTTGGGTGAAAGTGCGAGCGATGATAGAAAATTTCCTGGTTCTACAATGGAGGGCAGGAGCCTTGGCTGGAGCCAAACCAGACGATGCATTCTATGTCAGAATTGGGCTTGGACAAACGATGACAGCACAGGATATACTAAATGGATATATGATTGTAGAAATCGGTATGGCAGTCGTCAGACCTGCTGAGTTCATCATCTTGAACTTTTCTCACAAAATGCAAGAATCTTAA
- a CDS encoding DUF5908 family protein: MPIEIRELHIKVNVTPEREQAPRQSSATGKDIVQEVVEAVMETIERKKER, translated from the coding sequence ATGCCCATAGAAATCAGAGAGCTGCATATCAAAGTAAATGTCACTCCCGAGCGCGAACAAGCGCCGAGACAATCATCTGCAACGGGAAAAGATATAGTGCAGGAAGTAGTGGAAGCAGTTATGGAAACTATTGAACGCAAGAAAGAACGATAA
- a CDS encoding phage tail protein, with translation MTYYPPVAFHFKVEFSGISEQQLDVEFQSIAGLTSELELEEISEGGENRFKHTLPIKSKYSNLILRRGIVVDSKLIQWCQRALEDFEFSPVDLTVKLLNEKHEPLLSWSVVHAIPVKWEVAEFNSLESKVMMETLELSYNYFKIIKL, from the coding sequence ATGACTTATTATCCCCCTGTTGCATTTCATTTTAAAGTCGAATTCTCAGGTATTTCTGAACAGCAGTTGGATGTCGAATTTCAATCAATTGCTGGGTTGACGTCGGAATTGGAGCTGGAAGAAATCTCCGAAGGGGGAGAGAATAGGTTTAAACACACCTTACCAATCAAAAGTAAGTATAGCAACCTCATCCTGCGAAGAGGTATAGTGGTGGATTCTAAACTTATCCAATGGTGTCAGAGAGCCTTGGAAGATTTTGAGTTTTCACCAGTTGATTTGACAGTCAAGTTACTTAATGAAAAACATGAACCTCTCCTTAGCTGGTCAGTAGTACATGCGATTCCTGTGAAATGGGAAGTAGCCGAATTCAATTCTCTTGAGAGCAAGGTCATGATGGAAACGCTTGAGCTTAGCTATAATTATTTCAAAATCATTAAATTATAA
- a CDS encoding CIS tube protein → MKNSGALKKLFIKAFSDEEFKNEVPNGTYTALLNPDSYTFSYTTVQNEDQAPGTSSVAPKFNKILPQELTFEFLFDRTGAIQDSPAGPDGIIDDIEQFKRVTYDYQGDQHRPNYLKIAWGSLLFKGVLTSLDIAFKLFRPDGTPLRAVASLKVIGFVEDNLRVAIENNQSPDLTHFREVKQGDTLPLMSSRIYGDSKYYLEVAKANKIYDFRNLQVGTQIYFPPLDKTNL, encoded by the coding sequence ATGAAAAACTCAGGAGCCCTTAAAAAATTATTTATCAAGGCATTTTCGGATGAAGAATTTAAGAATGAGGTACCTAATGGCACCTATACAGCTTTACTGAACCCTGATAGTTACACCTTCTCTTACACGACTGTTCAAAATGAAGATCAGGCACCTGGTACGAGTAGTGTAGCTCCGAAGTTTAATAAAATCCTGCCTCAAGAGTTGACATTTGAGTTTCTCTTTGACCGAACGGGAGCTATCCAAGATAGTCCCGCAGGTCCTGATGGTATCATCGATGATATCGAGCAGTTTAAGCGGGTAACCTATGATTATCAGGGTGATCAGCATAGACCCAATTACCTGAAGATTGCATGGGGCTCCCTGCTTTTTAAAGGAGTGTTGACAAGTCTAGATATTGCATTCAAGCTTTTTCGGCCGGATGGAACTCCTCTGAGAGCCGTAGCAAGTTTGAAGGTCATTGGGTTTGTCGAAGATAACTTGCGAGTTGCCATCGAAAATAATCAATCCCCGGATCTTACACATTTCCGGGAGGTGAAGCAAGGCGATACACTGCCCTTGATGAGCAGTAGGATCTACGGAGATTCTAAGTATTATTTAGAAGTAGCTAAAGCCAATAAAATTTATGATTTCAGAAATCTCCAAGTGGGTACCCAAATCTACTTTCCGCCTTTAGATAAAACCAACCTATGA
- a CDS encoding PAAR domain-containing protein: MGMPAARINDMHVCPMVTGSVPHVGGPILPPGEGTVLIGGMPAARVGDMATCTGPPDTIIAGSSTVLIGGMPAARVGDSTAHGGSVVSGEFTVLIG, encoded by the coding sequence ATGGGAATGCCAGCAGCAAGAATCAACGATATGCACGTATGTCCAATGGTGACAGGTTCCGTGCCACATGTAGGAGGGCCAATTCTTCCCCCAGGGGAAGGGACCGTTCTAATCGGAGGAATGCCTGCAGCCCGGGTAGGCGATATGGCGACTTGTACCGGCCCACCTGATACCATTATTGCTGGGTCAAGTACAGTTTTGATTGGCGGGATGCCTGCTGCAAGAGTAGGAGATAGTACGGCCCATGGAGGTTCGGTAGTTTCAGGAGAATTTACAGTTTTAATTGGCTAG
- a CDS encoding phage tail protein: protein MSYPLSKFHFAVEWGGAKIGFTEVSGLDLETEVIEYRHGASPEYGKIKMPGLKKEAAITLKRGTFASDNEYFEWYKTISMNKVERRDLTISLLNEEHEPVVVWQVKNAWPTKIQSTDLKADGNEVAIESMELVHEGLTILNQ from the coding sequence ATGAGCTATCCCTTATCCAAGTTTCACTTCGCAGTAGAGTGGGGTGGAGCAAAAATAGGTTTTACAGAGGTATCTGGTTTGGACCTCGAAACTGAAGTTATCGAATACAGGCATGGGGCAAGTCCTGAGTATGGGAAAATAAAAATGCCTGGTCTCAAAAAAGAAGCCGCAATCACGTTGAAGCGAGGCACATTTGCTTCTGACAATGAGTACTTCGAATGGTACAAAACCATATCCATGAATAAGGTGGAACGAAGGGACCTCACTATTTCCTTGCTCAACGAAGAACATGAGCCCGTGGTGGTATGGCAGGTAAAAAATGCCTGGCCTACCAAAATACAGTCCACTGATTTAAAAGCAGATGGAAATGAGGTGGCCATTGAAAGTATGGAGTTGGTACACGAAGGTTTGACTATCCTTAATCAATAA
- the vgrG gene encoding type VI secretion system tip protein VgrG, translating into MNSEAINTGRNPDLVTTTIRIDGVELSNTFQLLHVTVHKEVNRIPMAKLIFSDGDVAARDFHVSNLPDLMPGNMLEIFAGYHSDESRIFKGIIIKHQIKVKASSSMLIVECKDKAVKMTVGRKSNTFHDMRDSEAIESILSNYALEHEVESSPGIHKKLVHYHATDWDFMVSRAQSCGFLCFVSDGIVKVSKPETNQESLQKVTLGSTILDFDAQMDARDQYQKVTAQTWDEELQELVEWEKTLENISLHGNFRNESLAAVIGLEKYELKNGANISDELLQAWSQGTMLFQELAKVRGRVKFQGIGSVLPNTCIELEGVGDRFSGKAWVSGVFHQIHEGNWTVDVQFGLNPEWFSESYPIHASAASGLLPAIKGLHIGVVSQLQSDDGDEKILVKIPIITSADEGLWCRIASLDAGKERGIFFRPEIGDEVVVGFLNEDPNQPIVLGSMHSASKPAPIEADDSNHEKGIFTRENLKILFNDATKTIRIETPKGKQIILDEDENQLMLQDEHGNQLTMNSEGIQLTTDKDLKLKASGDLVLEGMNITVDASAQAKLLGAGGAEISSSAATVVQGSIVQIN; encoded by the coding sequence ATGAATTCAGAAGCAATCAATACTGGCAGAAACCCGGATTTGGTAACCACCACCATTCGTATTGACGGTGTTGAGTTATCCAATACCTTTCAGTTGCTGCATGTGACGGTGCATAAAGAAGTGAATAGAATTCCTATGGCCAAGCTTATATTTTCGGATGGAGATGTGGCGGCAAGAGATTTCCATGTCAGTAATTTACCTGATCTAATGCCAGGGAATATGCTTGAAATTTTTGCAGGCTACCATAGTGATGAGAGTCGTATATTCAAAGGAATCATCATTAAACATCAGATCAAGGTAAAAGCTTCCTCCTCCATGCTGATTGTAGAATGCAAGGATAAGGCTGTAAAAATGACTGTGGGACGAAAAAGTAATACGTTCCATGACATGCGAGATTCAGAAGCCATAGAGTCAATTTTATCTAATTATGCTTTGGAGCATGAAGTAGAGTCTTCCCCAGGAATTCATAAAAAGCTTGTACACTATCATGCCACTGATTGGGATTTTATGGTCTCTCGGGCTCAATCCTGCGGCTTTCTATGCTTTGTTTCGGATGGAATAGTGAAAGTTTCCAAACCTGAAACAAATCAGGAATCTTTGCAAAAAGTTACTTTGGGAAGCACTATACTGGATTTTGATGCCCAAATGGATGCACGTGATCAATATCAAAAGGTAACAGCCCAAACCTGGGACGAAGAACTTCAAGAGCTTGTGGAATGGGAAAAAACATTGGAAAATATTTCACTCCATGGAAATTTCAGAAATGAAAGCCTTGCAGCAGTTATTGGTTTGGAGAAGTATGAGTTGAAAAATGGTGCCAATATTTCAGATGAACTCCTTCAAGCTTGGAGCCAAGGAACGATGCTATTTCAGGAGCTGGCAAAAGTCAGAGGACGTGTAAAATTTCAAGGAATTGGATCTGTTTTACCGAATACCTGTATTGAATTGGAAGGAGTAGGCGACCGATTCTCTGGAAAAGCATGGGTATCAGGTGTGTTTCATCAGATTCATGAAGGTAATTGGACAGTGGATGTACAGTTTGGATTAAATCCTGAATGGTTTTCTGAATCATATCCCATTCATGCCTCTGCTGCTTCTGGGTTGCTCCCAGCTATTAAAGGACTTCATATTGGTGTGGTAAGTCAGCTACAAAGTGATGATGGAGATGAGAAAATTTTGGTAAAAATACCGATTATCACATCCGCAGATGAGGGTTTGTGGTGCAGGATAGCCTCCTTGGACGCTGGGAAAGAACGGGGGATTTTTTTTAGACCTGAAATCGGAGATGAGGTGGTCGTTGGTTTTTTGAACGAAGATCCCAATCAGCCCATTGTACTTGGCAGCATGCACAGTGCTAGCAAACCTGCACCTATCGAGGCGGATGATAGTAATCATGAAAAAGGAATTTTCACTCGGGAGAATTTAAAGATCCTTTTTAATGATGCTACCAAGACCATTCGGATAGAAACACCAAAGGGAAAGCAGATCATCTTGGATGAGGATGAAAATCAACTGATGCTTCAGGATGAACACGGTAATCAACTCACAATGAATAGTGAAGGCATACAACTGACGACAGACAAGGATTTGAAATTGAAAGCTTCGGGAGATCTAGTATTGGAAGGTATGAATATCACTGTGGATGCAAGTGCTCAAGCAAAACTCTTGGGGGCTGGCGGTGCAGAAATCAGCAGCAGTGCTGCTACAGTAGTCCAAGGAAGTATTGTACAAATAAATTAG
- a CDS encoding GPW/gp25 family protein, producing the protein MESKKPFLGKGWSFPPAFSKQFRNVQMLEGEVDIESSLELLLSTKQGERIMHPNFGCNLEELLFNPLDRTLITYITDLIKTAILYYEPRIDVLKIQIFEDQLIDGRVNIHIAYLVRATNARKNKVFPFYKDEGIEI; encoded by the coding sequence ATGGAGTCTAAAAAACCATTTTTAGGTAAGGGTTGGTCCTTTCCTCCTGCTTTCAGTAAGCAATTTCGTAATGTGCAAATGCTTGAAGGAGAGGTGGATATAGAAAGTAGTTTGGAACTATTGCTTTCCACCAAACAAGGAGAGCGCATCATGCATCCGAATTTTGGCTGCAACTTAGAAGAATTACTGTTTAATCCACTGGACAGAACGCTGATTACCTACATCACAGATTTGATCAAAACAGCTATCCTATATTACGAACCAAGAATAGATGTGCTGAAAATTCAAATTTTCGAAGATCAATTGATTGATGGTAGAGTGAATATCCACATAGCCTACTTAGTCAGGGCTACCAACGCTCGAAAAAACAAAGTATTTCCATTCTATAAAGACGAGGGCATAGAAATCTAG